ATTCAGGTAAGCCCACTTTCATTCTAATTAAGTGTTAGTAATATCATATCATTGGTTGTTTATAAGGTTTGAGGTTTTCAGAAGACGATTTTGTATTGTGTCTTCTTTTAGAACGACATTGCATTCATATGTGTGCCTTTCAAAGCTCAATATTGTTTTGGATTTCATGTTCGTGTTTTATGGATTTAAAAGTAATGCTGCATTAGTGCTATTACAAAAACTGTTAACATAAACAATGGTAATTCTCTTTTTCGCAGGAGGCATCTTAGTGTTTCATACAAAAGATGGACAAGCGATAGAGGAGACGATAACAGTGACACACACAGAAGAAGATATTGGGCTAAAAGACGGCACGCGTATCGTGTATGATTTCAGTAAGGTATGTCAAAATTTTTACTTTGGACAGCAATTGTGTAGTTAAATTAAAATCTTATGTATGTATTTCTGATCCAAGACAATATTTTGGTCAATGGTTACTACTGACGTGTATTTCACTGCATGTTGTTCAGTCccattattttttgttgttttcggAAGTGTAGGTATACAATTTTTGTGGATAAAGGTCTACGAATGACTAAACAATGTAGCAAATATACTACTAGTAATCTAAACATGGAAATACTGTATTTGAATAGCTTGTCATTTTATTCGGTATGTACTAGTATCCTATATGATAATATTTCCAAGTGGTTTTCAGTTGTATATTCGGAACTCTTATCAGATTGACAATATGTTAAAAGCATGAACACTTCTCATATTTCTATATTTGAATTTAGGGATTTATGACCATGAAGATCACTGAAGATGGAGAAGATATCTGTTACATAACACCGTTTGAGAGAAAACATGTGCATGCACCATCGGCCGAGGAGTTCAACTCAATGGTAAGATTTGGAACTTTTCTTTTACTTCTAAGGTATGACGTGCTCAATGACCCTTTCGGCAAATGTTGTACGAATATTTATTTCAGattaagtaaaacaaaaacaatatttaaagctTCTTCTAATGTAAATCACTATACAATATCTTTTTCATGTAACAATGGAAAATTCTACCGTTCTGTTCCTAGTATTAAGTTACAAGCAAACATAACTGCAGGTAATactttttatcttgtttttgctTATCTGAGGAGAAGAAATGCTACTGTCACAGAATAGGACTTTAAtgttaaaacggggagaaaatgtgtaggcggtcaGGTAGCTCATTCGGTAAAGCATAGGAATGGTATTCCGAAGCACCGAGTTCGAGTACCGTGCTGACTGCACAATTTTTTGAATTCTGATTTTTTCAGATCCAAGAAAATGTCAGCATCTCCGAACAAATGGATTTCTATGTTGATAAATCTAGTACCGTGAATCCTTCCGTGTTGTCTGAAAGATCACTTGGAATGTGTGCCGGAAGCAATATCTATTGGATGTCGACAGCAATTAAAGGTAGGGAAATGTTATATTCTTGTACTTTCAATCTACCTGGAGGTTAACTTTTTCTAATGGGTCTGCAAAGTCAAGGGTCGTCAACAATTTTTGGTTAATGATTTGAACCCTTTCTGAAGATCAGAggcatatatttatttattttgttgggtttaacgtcgcaccgacaccattataggtcatatggcgtctttccagctttttatggtggaggaagacccaaggagcccctccgtgcattatttcattgcgagcaggcacctgggtagaaccaccgaccttccgtacgccagctggaagcttcctcacatgaagaatttaacgccgccccgagtgaggctcgaacccacatcgatgaggggcaagtgatttgaagacagcgaccttaacccctcggcaacggaggccccaCCAGAGGcatatattttccatatttaatTCAATGTTTGCACAGTTTTGGCGCTGTATCATGCATAATTTCTTAACTGGAAAACATGTGTCATGCAATTGCTATGTCAGTTCAGAATACTACATGATGATAAGATTTGCCTAGCAATCATCATCCCATCTCACCTCACCTCCGTGAGAGTCTGTTTTGCCTCTCCATACTTTGTCATAATGCTTTTTATGCAGTCATTACATTCATTTTAAAGTAAGTATTCTCCTCCTCGCATGGCTGACGTTTTATAGAAAGATTAAATCGAGACTATTTCGTAAGAACGAGACAGTTATATCACCCTATGTCGATATACAGTAACCCCGGATGTCTCCTATGTGCTATCATAGCATAAATTCTTcgaataaattaaataataagaaaataaacaatacaatcaTAATACTGAATATagtaaaacataatataaacatgtacattaacTAGCAGTGATCTGACACTGAAACGTGGCGTCACCACCAAACGAATAAAGTCTtccattttctataaaaaatgtaTAGACCTATGTTTTAAATTAGTTCAGTCCACCAATGTTATGTTCTTTGCTCACGAGAGGTAGCCATCAATTTTATGGCATTCGTCCGTTACTTTGAATCAACCAAACAACATGTCGGATTTCGCCTTTTTCGGTTTCATAGTAAACATATTCAGtgcaaacatatttttatttgtagAGACTCGGGTGAATTGACATGATTTCTTAATATAAATATGCTTtcattttgttgtatattttcaGGAGGCCAAATAGAGCGACAGAGGCGAGGTTGCAGA
This window of the Mercenaria mercenaria strain notata chromosome 5, MADL_Memer_1, whole genome shotgun sequence genome carries:
- the LOC123556493 gene encoding uncharacterized protein LOC123556493, with product MVILFFAGGILVFHTKDGQAIEETITVTHTEEDIGLKDGTRIVYDFSKGFMTMKITEDGEDICYITPFERKHVHAPSAEEFNSMIQENVSISEQMDFYVDKSSTVNPSVLSERSLGMCAGSNIYWMSTAIKGGQIERQRRGCRRVCRFYCNCCPRDCGLRCGLECSW